In Mangifera indica cultivar Alphonso chromosome 7, CATAS_Mindica_2.1, whole genome shotgun sequence, the genomic window ATCATTATCTCCATTTTTGCCATTTGACTCATCTCCGGTGGATGTAGTGCGGAACCATGTAAATTTGGTGTGCCTTTGTGTGTGATTGTCTTATGGCTTTCTTTCACCAATCTTATATACTTGCTGTAACCAATAAAATCTTAGGCTAATTGAGCAGGAAAAAGGTTCAATAATAAACATGTTTAAATTTCTGTCTGTTTGTTATTGAGCCATTACCATTTTAGTAGTGCTGAAGCATTGAGCAGTGACAAGCTGTAATTGCAAACAGTCATTGACCTCAACTAAGTTACCCTTTTGTTTGAATTGCAAACAAGCCTATATAACACAGCCAGAAATCTCAGAATCAAAGAGTGAGCAGAGAATCTCCTTTGCTTTGAACAATTTAAAAGCAGAGGAATGGTATTTAAGAAGACTGTTCTTTCCACGTAATATATATAGAGAGTAAACTATGAAGAATGATTAAGGATGAAGAAACCAAAATGGCTGAGGAAAGACACAAAGAATGATTCTctattcatttttcctttttaaaggCATGAGCTGTAAGCAACATTTGAAAACAATATGACAGGAGGAGGCTAGTAAAAGTAGAGTTGGCATAACAATCAAACAACCCAAAGTTGATTATCATGAAAgattcctttcctttctttatctCAAGAATAATTGTCTGTTTAAGTAAGGTATTTATCTAAGAATGAGTTGTGActcaaatattcttttattttgagcACCCTTAAACCACAAAATTAATaagtttctctttctttctcacatTCTTCTCTTCTTGTTACAATCTTAAATCTTTCCTTATTTCCAACAATCGAACCATGGAAGTCGTTCTTGAGCCTGTCGTCTCCGAACTCTTTGAGGGGTTGTTTAAGATATTGGGGTCCAATGAAGTGCGGGACTTTGCCCGGCAACTCGTTGGAGGGGTAGATTCAAAGATCAAAAAGCTGGAGAACAAGTTGCAGATGGTTGAAAACCTTCTTCGCAATGCAGAAGACAGGCAGCTGATGGATAAACGCGTCAAAGTGTGGCTTGACAATCTTCAACACTGGGCTTATGATGCGGAGGATTTATTGGATGAGTTTGCCTACAAAGCTTTGCGACACAAACTGAAGGCAGAACACCAGGCTTGCTCTAGCAAAGGATTTAGCAGCCTCCCTGCTAGTTTCCCTAGTCCTTTCTTCGCTATCTACATGGGGTCCAAGATCAAAGAAATCAATAGCTGATTGGAACAACTCTGTGGGCAAAGATCAGAAGAACGTAAGTTGATGGAGCTTTCTGGACTGCCACCAACTAACCTCTCTGCACCGCAAAAACCATAGGAAACTTCAAGCGTCCCACTCGGACAAGGTTTTTCTGGCAGAAATGAAGAGAAAGCTGAACTACTGGAAATGGTGAAAAATGGAGCTAACTTTCAAGTAATAGCAGTTGTCGGCATGGGAGGGATCGGCAAAACAACAATTGCTCGGGAAGTGTACCATCATGAGTTGGAAGATTTCAAGTTTGAGAAAAAAGCGTGGGTGTGTGTTTCAACCACCTTTGACGTTCTCAAAATCTCAAAGGAACTTCTTCAGCAAGTCTCATCCTTTGAtccaaataattataatttgaatgaaGTGCAAGTTAAGTTGAAAGAGGCAGTAAGTGGAAAGCAATTCTTGATAGTATTAGACGATATTTGGAAGGTGGAC contains:
- the LOC123220778 gene encoding putative disease resistance protein At1g50180 → MEVVLEPVVSELFEGLFKILGSNEVRDFARQLVGGVDSKIKKLENKLQMVENLLRNAEDRQLMDKRVKVWLDNLQHWAYDAEDLLDEFAYKALRHKLKAEHQACSSKGFSSLPASFPSPFFAIYMGSKIKEINS